One Malaclemys terrapin pileata isolate rMalTer1 chromosome 7, rMalTer1.hap1, whole genome shotgun sequence genomic region harbors:
- the ZNF518A gene encoding zinc finger protein 518A has product MPSEKEHIFCDKKPTTLLQDNATKKHYVCIPDNAVEKALVNDTRSVMPPPLILDVSLSYGLKNVKIDLPKVNIPNEVVLKHEVDRFRKLFQCKQQTARKSLSQEKVNGSHLNCSESCNLQSKPEVQFEEEGLKTSAKILNFTCTKCRDNIRYSPNDLQKHFQLLHYGELPSYPCEMCNFSANDFQLFKQHRRIHRSTLVKCEICNDEHIYTLLDLTKHFTSKHCINGHFQCEKCGFSTRDVGTFVQHIHRHNEIQYKCGKCHHVSFTKGEFQEHLLVHTGAFPFSCQYCSYSAPRKDYLLKHVIALHRDHLYAKDKLEKDKCEKRIVKTPAGLKLILRRYKTGASRKALWRRKKINNGNDKTEEQNAQVLRNLNKIQPKSEELNQSVKELHLNEEKDQIIHNEKHNLQGGTLSPTTMQYNKAEDGSSFGLGLLKNAVHGPTVLMVKNNKISVPANYSAKFMGFKMVDGKQHIVIKLLPTNKQNVYLSGQKSDGVKDASADSLLQTADTFGLSSSAASHVTNQQTPKNNSLHSLTSTPFSFSTPCSGKAKAEKQNNALSHGKTISQTVESPTVVIGKNATHLPMKPGSTAPPCDLVTKVGTRGNVLSWESCIAHSRPQVLSPTVTNTLHYDPMKMPFPTEFKIQNGGVSNNSGPNHLYYPSVDSSNQGLLPFHNYSKIDSSDNPCSIWMPTDDKPKDFMSSKMFLLQNSLRSDSTASFSQSVRGFNPEKCVSSQLNINSVYGHVNTKNNSVSSRNQSKCVIDRQCFTEKWHGGSKQYLDTNINQVFENVAEKSKPENISDCANSSLMPKITSVFSLHSKQASNYLSPEINQLLQDVLKVKSNTPQESHNKLNTCVKLHCDPSFSCNQTDSKTFTHLKDSTACGLASSSNVGVHMSKRELNMKCSTINEGICFGKERQAPMTSLDAEEMDKISRTAGVGTLLKTHTDAIITQQLVKDRMRSTTQNPSGFSPVLPEQKKTLLVQTPPPGFLVPLHLANQPSLQVVSGKPLPSASSSEVHLTKNTPASFLLNKGPGMILTFSNGTLGTVANVTGDSSQILGRVASQEYGKITVPTSKTELKNDSVRSVNNSSGVSTASDGAVSDLSNSVPFKAPLIIPNSADSSMKGISSEKNLPEHHGTVFGSLESVKQEIPQKQPVYALLPDGRQAVFLKCMTPNKPVAQKHNVVQDNAYNQNCQPKKTGAMQQKLLLKIKTSTSDATTDLKQSVSNSVPSLQLDKMQSFKSSALGQKQTILTSSDALFLPGRLMPANPSLASSNRVLSVEPVCSTTPTGTWSQKCSINSTQAVIPNKGNSYGSQKSTWNTRNKLSKVKPRLKQTGHKSSEAVVSQRNKNSKRKTKDDFQEPPRKKIMLHRKCKEKNQTEVVSKSSGPYRPRASKETVRTLKLLPFNSKQLVKCPRRNQPVVVLNHPDADVPEVVNVMKTITKFKGHVLKVSLSKRTIDALLEPAYCNTLDIATEDLSRRRYRMIKPVSPVKERFVLKLTLKKTSKNNYQIVKTTSDDTLKANFSCWFCGRIFDNQDNWVGHGQRHLMEATRDWNSLE; this is encoded by the coding sequence atgcCATCTGAAAAGGAACACATTTTTTGTGATAAAAAGCCGACTACTTTATTACAAGATAATGCTACAAAGAAACATTATGTTTGTATTCCAGATAATGCTGTGGAAAAAGCATTGGTGAATGATACTAGAAGTGTAATGCCTCCACCACTGATTTTAGATGTCAGTCTTTCTTATGGactgaaaaatgtgaaaattGATTTGCCCAAAGTGAACATTCCAAATGAAGTGGTATTGAAACATGAAGTTGATAGATTCAGAAAATTATTTCAGTGTAAACAGCAAACTGCAAGAAAATCTTTAAGTCAAGAGAAAGTAAATGGAAGTCATCTAaattgttcagaaagctgcaatttGCAAAGTAAACCAGAAGTGCAGTTTGAAGAAGAGGGTTTGAAAACTTCAGCAAAGATACTGAATTTCACCTGTACAAAATGTAGAGACAATATTAGATATAGCCCAAATGATCTACAGAAACACTTTCAACTGTTACACTATGGAGAGTTGCCTTCATATCCTTGTGAAATGTGCAATTTTTCAGCCAATGACTTCCAGTTGTTTAAACAACATCGCCGCATCCATCGCAGCACTTTAGTAAAATGTGAGATTTGTAATGATGAGCATATATATACCCTGTTGGACTTGACAAAACACTTCACATCAAAGCATTGTATAAATGGTCATTTTCAATGTGAAAAGTGTGGGTTTTCTACCCGAGATGTGGGCACATTTGTTCAGCACATTCATAGACATAACGAAATCCAGTATAAATGTGGTAAATGCCATCATGTCAGCTTTACAAAAGGGGAGTTTCAGGAGCATCTTCTTGTTCACACTGGTGCATTTCCTTTCAGTTGTCAGTATTGCAGCTATAGTGCACCACGGAAGGATTACCTTTTAAAGCATGTAATAGCTTTGCATAGAGATCACTTGTATGCAAAAGATAAACTGGAGAAGGATAAATGTGAAAAAAGAATAGTAAAGACTCCAGCAGGGCTCAAGCTTATTTTGAGAAGGTACAAAACAGGAGCATCGAGGAAAGCGCTTTGGAGACggaaaaaaattaacaatggAAATGACAAAACTGAAGAGCAAAATGCACAAGTACTTAGGAATTTGAATAAAATTCAACCCAAATCTGAAGAGCTAAACCAGTCTGTAAAGGAGCTGCATTTGAATGAAGAAAAAGATCAAATTATACATAATGAAAAGCATAATCTCCAAGGTGGAACATTGTCGCCTACCACCATGCAATACAATAAAGCAGAAGATGGATCAAGTTTTGGTTTGGGATTATTGAAAAATGCTGTTCATGGACCTACAGTTCTGATggtgaaaaataataaaatatctgtTCCAGCAAACTACAGTGCTAAATTTATGGGATTTAAGATGGTGGATGGAAAACAGCATATTGTAATAAAATTATtgcctacaaataaacagaatGTGTATTTATCGGGACAAAAATCTGATGGTGTTAAAGATGCCTCAGCTGATTCTTTGCTACAAACGGCTGATACTTTCGGCTTATCTTCAAGTGCTGCATCACATGTAACTAATCAGCAAACTCCGAAGAATAATTCTCTTCACTCATTAACCTCCACTCCATTTTCATTTTCTACTCCTTGTTCAGGAAAAGCAaaagcagaaaaacaaaataatgcttTATCACATGGTAAGACTATTTCTCAGACTGTAGAATCTCCCACTGTAGTTATAGGAAAGAATGCAACTCATTTGCCAATGAAGCCTGGATCAACTGCACCTCCATGTGACTTGGTGACAAAGGTTGGAACTAGGGGTAATGTTCTCTCATGGGAAAGTTGTATTGCTCACAGTCGTCCTCAGGTATTATCTCCCACAGTTACAAATACACTTCATTATGACCCCATGAAAATGCCCTTCCCTACTGagtttaaaatacaaaatggtgGAGTGAGCAATAACAGTGGACCTAATCATCTCTACTATCCATCAGTTGATTCATCTAACCAGGGACTACTGCCTTTTCATAATTACTCTAAAATAGACTCTTCAGATAATCCATGTAGCATTTGGATGCCAACAGATGACAAACCTAAAGACTTTATGTCCAGCAAAATGTTTCTTCTTCAAAACAGCTTGAGAAGTGACTCTACAGCCTCATTTTCACAGTCAGTGAGAGGTTTTAACCCCGAAAAATGTGTGTCATCCCAGTTAAATATTAATTCAGTTTATGGACATGTAAACACTAAGAATAATTCTGTGTCTTCAAGAAACCAATCTAAATGTGTTATTGACAGACAGTGTTTTACGGAAAAATGGCATGGTGGTAGCAAACAGTATTTGGACACTAATATAAACCAagtgtttgaaaatgtagctgAGAAATCTAAACCAGAAAATATTTCAGATTGTGCTAATTCATCCCTTATGCCTAAAATCACATCAGTTTTCTCATTACATAGTAAACAGGCATCCAATTATTTGTCACCTGAAATAAACCAATTACTTCAAGATGTGCTAAAAGTAAAATCAAATACTCCGCAAGAATCTCACAATAAGTTAAATACATGCGTAAAACTTCATTGTGATCCGTCATTTTCATGTAATCAGACAGACAGTAAAACTTTTACACACTTAAAAGACTCCACTGCATGTGGTTTAGCCAGTTCTTCTAATGTAGGTGTTCATATGTCTAAGAGAGAGTTGAACATGAAATGTAGCACAATAAATGAAGGTATATGTTTTGGGAAAGAAAGACAGGCACCAATGACATCACTTGATGCAGAAGAAATGGATAAGATATCTAGAACTGCGGGTGTTGGTACATTGCTTAAAACTCATACAGATGCAATCATAACACAGCAGTTGGTAAAAGATAGGATGCGATCTACAACCCAGAATCCTAGTGGCTTCTCACCAGTTCTTCCAGAACAGAAGAAAACACTTTTAGTTCAGACACCTCCACCAGGATTTCTTGTACCTTTGCATCTTGCTAACCAACCGAGCTTACAAGTTGTTTCAGGAAAACCTCTCCCATCAGCGAGTTCATCAGAGGTTCATTTGACTAAAAACACACCTGCATCCTTCCTTTTAAATAAAGGACCTGGAATGATATTGACATTTAGTAATGGGACACTTGGCACAGTTGCAAATGTCACTGGTGATAGCTCTCAGATTTTAGGGAGAGTTGCATCTCAAGAGTATGGTAAAATAACAGTACCAACTTCAAAGACCGAATTGAAAAATGACAGTGTTAGAAGTGTAAATAATTCCTCTGGTGTTAGCACTGCATCTGATGGGGCAGTAAGTGATTTGTCAAATAGCGTGCCATTCAAAGCGCCTCTTATAATTCCAAATTCAGCTGATTCTTCTATGAAAGGAATTTCTTCTGAAAAAAATTTACCAGAACATCATGGCACTGTGTTTGGTTCCCTGGAGTCAGTAAAACAGGAGATTCCACAGAAGCAGCCTGTTTATGCGCTTTTGCCTGATGGACGACAGGCAGTTTTTCTGAAATGTATGACGCCAAACAAGCCTGTGGCACAGAAACATAATGTTGTTCAAGATAATGCTTATAATCAAAATTGTCAACCAAAGAAAACTGGAGCCATGCAACAAAAGCTTTTGCTGAAAATTAAGACCTCTACTTCTGATGCAACTACTGATCTAAAACAATCAGTTAGCAACTCAGTGCCCTCACTACAATTGGATAAAATGCAGTCCTTTAAAAGTTCTGCACTAGGGCAGAAACAGACTATTCTTACTTCTAGTGATGCCTTATTCTTACCAGGTAGATTGATGCCAGCAAATCCCTCTTTAGCAAGCTCTAATCGTGTACTTTCTGTAGAACCTGTATGTTCCACCACGCCTACAGGGACATGGTCGCAAAAGTGTTCAATTAATTCTACACAAGCAGTAATCCCTAACAAAGGGAATAGTTATGGTAGCCAAAAGTCCACGTGGAACACCAGAAACAAACTTTCAAAAGTCAAACCTCGCTTAAAACAAACTGGTCATAAAAGTTCTGAAGCTGTGGTTTCACAAAGAAACAAGAATTCCAAACGAAAAACTAAGGATGATTTCCAAGAACCTCCTAGAAAGAAAATAATGTTGCACAGGAAGTGCAAAGAAAAGAATCAAACTGAAGTTGTTAGCAAATCAAGTGGCCCTTACAGACCAAGGGCATCAAAGGAAACTGTGAGGACTTTGAAACTACTTCCTTTTAATTCTAAACAACTTGTAAAATGTCCTCGGAGAAATCAGCCAGTTGTAGTACTAAACCATCCTGATGCAGATGTTCCAGAAGTTGTAAATGTAATGAAAACTATTACTAAATTTAAAGGACATGTTCTTAAGGTCTCATTGTCAAAAAGAACTATTGATGCTCTTCTGGAACCAGCATACTGCAATACTTTGGACATTGCTACTGAGGATCTCTCTCGAAGGAGGTACAGGATGATAAAACCTGTTAGTCCTGTAAAAGAAAGATTTGTGTTAAAATTAACACTGAAAAAGACAAGCAAAAACAATTATCAGATTGTGAAAACTACCTCTGATGATACCCTGAAAGCTAACTTTAGTTGCTGGTTTTGTGGTAGGATATTTGACAATCAAGATAATTGGGTAGGGCATGGACAGAGACATTTGATGGAAGCTACCCGAGACTGGAATTCATTAGAATAA